GCTGCCCCATGGCACGCTGGGCTCGACCTCACTCGTGGGCCCAGGGGCCGCCAGGCACCCAGCGGGCGTTGAATGACATGGCTTGGGACGATGCGCGCGCGGGTGGCAGAACGAATTCCGCGATGCGGGCCTGTATTTCTGGACCGGTTCCGGCGTGATCGCATCGCCATAACCGATATCGATATGCATCGGCAGGCGCGCACCGGCGAGTTCCGCGACGAAGTCAAGGCGAACACCGGCATACTCGTCCTCCGCGCGGGCAGCAGCGGCGCGCAAGGTCTCGGGCCTGAAGACAATCCCATCATCTTCGAGGGGGATGGCGAGTATCTCGGAGAAAACGGCCGCGATGGCGTCGGGCGCGTTCTCGCCGAAGCCAAGGAGATCGAGATCACTGGTCGCGCGATAGGGTACATCTGCCCAGAGACTGAACAGCATCGCGCCCTTCAAGACAAACCGGTCCCGATGCGGTGAGACGCTCAGGCGGTAGAGGACGCGCTCGATGACGTATCGCGTCATCAGGCGTTGTGTGTTCTCCCTTCGCTCGCGGGCACGCTGAGCCAGGCGGTCACGGACAGAAACGCCCATGTTTTTCGGGGCCTTCATCCGATAATGGCCTCGATGTAGGGACGTATGACGCGCTGGACACGGTCGATCTCGGCGTAACGCCATAGTTCGTCCAGATTGCTGCGGCTTGTCCGCGATTTCATGAGATCCCGCAATGCCTCGATCGCCACATCGAGACCAATCTTGTTGCGGTACTTGAAGCAGTCGGCGACGGTTTTCTCCGGTGAGGTGATCCGTACCGGCACGCCGTCGATCACATGGGTCTCGATACCGGCTGTCTGCGCATCCCCGCTGGCACGAACGATTCTTAGCGCGACAGAGGGATTGGTCGGCGCCCAGTCTCTCGGTCCGAGCAGCATCCACACGGCGTGGGGATTCTGAGTCGTGAGGTTGTGGAACTGCAGCGCCGATAGCAGGCCGACCACGCCTTTCGGTTGCAGGCGTGTGGCCTCGGCCAGGCTGGTGGCAGTGGCAACCTCTGCGCCCGCCAACTTGTAGAGGCCACGGCCGACCTGCTGCAGCACGCCTTCGTCGCGCAGCCTTTGCAGATAGACGCGGGGCACGCCAGCGGCGTCGAAATCGCGGCCACGCGCGATTCCCCGCTCACGTGCGACCTCCAAGGCGCGCTCTCGGTGAGTTCGAGACATTTGGGATGTTCTAAAGTCTTTATCTTCGTTCGAAATGTACAAGAGTTCATAACTTTCCGCTTGGTTCCCGGCACGCCTGTCGTCTGGCTGTCGAGACAGTACTTGCCCATGCCACAAGTGTGCAAAAGGGGTGTCGCGGAATCCGTTCCGTGGGGTGTAGCTTGCTTGCGGAGGCAACACAAGCCTCCGGCGTGGTGACGGTGAGCGCGGAGTCGGGCGCGAGCATCGTCGTCACCTTCACCAACGGCGCCGCCTCGGTCGTAAAAACCCTCACCGCTACCGGCGCGGCGCAGGCGGTCACGCTCACCTCGGGCAACCTCACCACCCTGGGCGACGGCACCATCACCGTCTCCGCCGTCGCCACCGACCCCGCCGGCAACCCCAGCCCGGCCGGCACCACCAGCTTCCTGCTCGACCGCGCCGTGCCCACGCTCGACCTCTCCGGCGCCCACGCCGGCACCGGCTACATCGTCAACGCCAACGCCCCCAGCACCCCGTTCAGCATCGACAACGCCACCGCCGGCCAGAGCGCCACCATCACCGAAAGCGGCTCCGGCAAGATCGCCAAGATCACCGTCACCGCCAACACCGGCGCCGTCTCGGCCGGCGGCACCGGCGAGACCCTCACCATTGGCGGCACCGCCATCGGCCTGGCCGTCGCCGACACCGGCGTCGTCTCCGTCAATGGCGAGAACTGGGACTACGTCATGACCGCCGGCGGCGTCCTCACCCTCACCTCGGCCACCCCCGGCGGCAGCCTCGCCGCGCTCGCCCAGGCCCTCATGCGCAACGCCACCTACGCCTACTCGGTCCTCCCATCGGGCACCCGCACCATGAGCTTCGTGCTCACCGATGCCGCCGGCAACAATTCCGCCGCCGCCGTCGCCACCTTCTCCGCCGACGTCACCCCGCCCGTCATCGACCTCAACGGCGGCGGCGCGGGGCTAGACGCGGCCATCAGTGCCACCCAGGTCCAGGCCAATGCCGGGGTCGTGCTCCAAAGCGCAGCCAATACCGCCACGTTCGTCGAGACCACCGGCGTGGCCAACCTCACCATCGCCGTCTCTGGCATCGTTAACGGCACCAACGAAAAACTGGTCGTGGGCTCCACCCAGCTCAACGCCAACGGCACCTCGTCGCCGGGCACGGTCAGCGACGGCACCAACACGTGGGTGTGGTCCTACGCGAACGGCGTCTTCACCTTCGTCCTCAACGGCGGCGGTGCCGCCACGCAGACGCAGGCCCAGACCCTGGTGCGCTCGCTCAAATATCTCAACAGCGAGACCACCGACATCGACGGCGTGCGCACCTTCACCTTCAACGCCACGGATACGGTCGGCAACATCACCGAAACGCCCGCTGTCGCCACCGTCGCGGTCAACGCGGCCGTACCGGCGGCGGCCGCCACCAACCCCATCGTCACGCTCGATGCCGACGGCAACGGCGTCAAGGGCGACCAGTTCATCCTGAACTTCTCCGAGCAGATCAAGACCGGCATGATCGGTCTTGGTGCTATTACCCTCTCCGGCGGCGCGGTGTTCGGAACCGGAGCCAGCATGGAGGCCCTGAACCCCGTCACCATCGGCGGGGTCACCTATGCCTCCAGCTTCCTGGTCAACGGCGGCACGGGCTACACCTATACGACGGGCACCACCCTCACCTTCGAGTTCTTCGACGTCGTGGACTCTGGCAACTCGGAAGCAGCCGGCAACGTCGTGTTCACCATGACGGACATCGTTGCGCCGGCCGCGCCTGTGCCGCCGATCACCGTGGCGGGCGACAACCGGGTCAATGCGACCGAGCAGGCCGCGTCCACGGACATCGTGTTCACCCACACCGCAGCCGCAGCAGCGGCAGGCAGCACGCTCATCATCTATCGCGATGGCGTCGAGGTGAAGTCGGTCGCCATGACCACGAGTTCGACAAGCACTACGGTCTCGATGACGGGAACTGGCGATTGGGGCGCAGACGGCACGCATATCTTCACCGCCAGGATTCAGGACGCATCCGGCAACCTCAGCCCGACCAGCGCGCCCAAGCCGGTCAGCGTGGACACCGTGGTCGCTTCCGGGTTTGCGAAGCTGTTCGCCTCCACCGATGCCGGCACGGTCGGGTCGGCCGACCCGGGCGACGTGGTGCACATCGAGTTCAACGAAAGCATTGCGCTCACGGCTGGCAGCCTGCCGGCGAGCTTCGGAACTGGCGCCACGGTCGCGGCCGTGGGCGGTGTCAACGGCGCCAGCAAGATCTGGCAGGTCACGCTCGGCACCGCGCCCACCATCAGCGGCGGCGACAGCGTGACCTTCACTGGCGTGGCCGACGTGGCCGGCAACACCGGCGACATCACCGGCACGGTGCCGCTGGACGTGTTCAACACGCCCGGCGTGCCCAGCATCGGCACGGTCGCGGGCGACGACGTGATCAACGCCAGCGAAATCGGCTCGGCCCAGCCCGTCACGGTCAACCTCAGCCAGACCAAGGCTGGCGATGTCGTCAAGCTCTACATGGACGGCGTGCAGATCGGTACCGCCACCGTCGCCACCAACGGCCAGACGTCCGTTTCCATCGACGTCGCCGCCAACGGCTGGGGCGCCGACGGCGAGCGCCAGCTCTCCGCCACCGTCCAGCGCGGCTCCGGCACCATCGTCGAAAACACCGTCGCCAAGCCGGTCTATGTCGCGGCGGACGGCCAGCACTGGTCCGAACAAACCGGCTACGACGTCATCTGGTTCGATGCCAACTCATTGGCCAATCAGGCCGTGGGAAGCACCATCACCTCATGGGAGGCGAAGAAGGGGGGCTTCGCGCTGACGACAATTCAAGGCACCGGCAACGGCCTTGGAGAAACGCCGGCCACAGTGGCCTTGGACGCAACCGGAAACCTGGCCGTCTATTTGAACGATACCCTGCTGGTCAACAATACCGACTTCGACAACGCCACGCGATCGACCAATACCGGCTTCTCCGATTTCGCGTCGTTCATGTTCACGATAGAACCGTCCGGCAGTGTTGGCTCCGTTGTCGGCGTGCCGCTGTCCCACGGCGTCTACAAGGGTCTGGGCACCAACTCGGACTCGACCTCCATATTCGCAATGGGCATCACCAAGAATTCTGCGACGGCTCTCGATTTCGCCATCCAGGAACCAGGTTATGGCGGCATTACCGTCATCGCCCGTGCACTGGCCGTCGGTGCGTGGGGCGTGGCCTCGGCGGCTGTCGCAGGCCACCTCGGAAGCGCAACCCTTGACGGAAGCACGGCGTCAACCACTTATAACTTTGCAACGCGGCCAGCGGGATCGAGCGCCGCTTGGGATTACGCTAGAACGGCATTCGTCGTCGGCGGCCGGGTCAATAGCACCCTCGGCGGCCCAACCTCGCTCCAGACCGGCCTCCTCGGCGACGTGATCTCGATCGGCGGCGTGTTGAGCGCGGCCTATACGCAGGAGGTCACCACATATCAGGTCGCCAAGGTTCACAGCGGTGGCGCATGGGCTGAGGCGACGGGACAGGGCGCGACCTACGACCTGTCGCTGTCCGCGCTCAACAATGCCGGAGTCATGATCGACGACGGCCTCGAACTGAACAAGTCTTCGCTCGGCACTGGCAACGACACGATCGTCACGGCGGGCACCGACTATGTGAATGCGGGCGCGGGCGACGACACCGTGCGGGTGAAGGATTTGCATTTCCGCAGCCTCGACGGCGGGCTGGGCAACGACACGCTGGCGCTGGACGCGGCATATAGCGGGCCATCCGACATCGTGCTGGCCGATTTCGTCAGCAACTCGCGCGGCCTGTCCGGCGATACGACGGCCGATGCGCGCGTCAACGCGGCCGGGTATCACAAGCTGCTGGGCTTCGAGTTCATCGACCTGTCGCTGGCGACGGGCGCGCAGACGCTCACGGTCGCGGCGGCCGACGTGAACCAGCTTTCGGAAACCGACACGCTCTATGTGAAGCTGGGCACCAACGACGTCCTCAAGACCAGCGGCTTCACCGGCAACGTCGAATACGGCTACTGGCTCTCCGGCAGCGTCGCCTACGACCGCCACTGGACCGGCACCGACGGCTCGACCACGGTCGACCTCTACGCCCACGGCGGCGACCTCCCGCCCGCCGTCGCCGCCGCCAGCTACAGCGGCACCACCTTCACCCTCACCTTCGACCAGGCGGTGACGGGCTCGGTGGTAGCGGGAGACTTCACCCTCTCCAGCGGCGGCCCGGCCACGTCGGCAACCCTGACCAACGCCACCACCCTCGCGGTCGTCGCCACCTCCGCGCCCACCGGCGTGGTCACGCTCACCTACACCGGCACCGGCCTGACCGACGCCGCCGGCGAGCAGTTGCGCTACAAGACCCTGCTCATCGGCGACAACGGCGCCAACACCCTCACCGGCGGCAGCGCCGACGAGGCGCTCTACGGCAACGGCGGCGCCGACACCATCGCGGGCGGCGCCGGCTCGGACCTGATCGTGGGCGGCGGCGGCGACGACACCCTGACCGGCGGCCTGGGCGCCGACATCTTCCGCTTCATCAGCGGCGAATCCGGCGCCGACACGGTGACCGACTTCACCAAGAGCCAGGGCGACAAGCTCGACCTCTCCGGCATCCTGCTCGGCATGGGCGCCACCGCCGACAACATCGCCGGCTTCGTCCAGCTCAGCAACGCCGGCAGCAACGCCGTGATCAAGATCGACATCGACGGCGGCGCCAACTTCGGCTCCCCCACCCAGACCATCACCCTCACCAACGCCTGGAGCGCCGGCAACCTCAACGACGCCCTCACCAACCTCATCGACCAGCGCGTGCTGGTGATCTAACCCGCCCGCCGCCGGCGCCCGGAGACAAACCCGGGCGCCGGCCGGTGAGGTTGCCGGATTCGCAGCCGCAAGATGACGACCCGCGCGGCGCCTCTCTTCCAGCGGAGCCGGATGCCTTCGTCGATGAGATGCAGGAACAAGAGGAGTCACCGGAATGCGATTGACAGGGGTTCTTGTGTAACGTATAAAATTTTATACAGTCAGGCCAGATAAGCGGATGAGCGAGAAACCGATCGACTGGCGAGGGTCTTCACTGAGAGACATCAAGGATGACGACATTTTCACGCCCAATGCTCGCAAGGAGGCAGGGCACCAGCTCAGTCGGGTCCAGGCAGGACTCGAACCCGACGACTGGAAGCCATTCGACGTGGTTGGTGCCGGAACCAGGGAAATCCGCGTCAATCTCGATGACGGGTGGTTCCGCGTGATGTACATCGCCAAGTTTCCGGAAGCGATCTATGTGCTGCACTGCTTCAAGAAGAAGACGAGTTCGACCAGCAAACGCGACAAGGACATTACGGCCGCTCGCTACAAGGCCGTTGTCCAGGAAAGGAGCAAGAAGTGAGCATTGAAACCAGATCCATGCACATTACCCCCGCAGGCGGCAACGTGTTCGCCGATCTGGGGTTCGCGCCGGAAGAAGCCGCAGCGCTGAAGGCCGAATCGGAACGGATCATCTCGGAAAAGCTCGCCATCAAGGAATCCTTGATGGCCGAACTGGCAGGATGGATCGAGGCAAGAAAACTCAAGCAAGCCGAGGCCGCGGAGATTCTCGGCGTAACACGTCCGCGAATTTCGGACGTAATCAACAAGAAAGCGGTCAAGTTCACCATCGATGCGCTGGTGGACATGCTGGCCAGGGCAGGCAAGCACGTTCAGTTGTCCGTGCAGTAACTCTCAACGCCCCCGCCTGCAGCGCCTTGAACGGAACCGGACTACCTCACAGGACTGCAAATGACAGCACT
This DNA window, taken from Thauera sp. K11, encodes the following:
- a CDS encoding nucleotidyl transferase AbiEii/AbiGii toxin family protein codes for the protein MKAPKNMGVSVRDRLAQRARERRENTQRLMTRYVIERVLYRLSVSPHRDRFVLKGAMLFSLWADVPYRATSDLDLLGFGENAPDAIAAVFSEILAIPLEDDGIVFRPETLRAAAARAEDEYAGVRLDFVAELAGARLPMHIDIGYGDAITPEPVQKYRPASRNSFCHPRAHRPKPCHSTPAGCLAAPGPTSEVEPSVPWGSPTERTPRHARGNS
- a CDS encoding type IV toxin-antitoxin system AbiEi family antitoxin domain-containing protein gives rise to the protein MEVARERGIARGRDFDAAGVPRVYLQRLRDEGVLQQVGRGLYKLAGAEVATATSLAEATRLQPKGVVGLLSALQFHNLTTQNPHAVWMLLGPRDWAPTNPSVALRIVRASGDAQTAGIETHVIDGVPVRITSPEKTVADCFKYRNKIGLDVAIEALRDLMKSRTSRSNLDELWRYAEIDRVQRVIRPYIEAIIG
- a CDS encoding beta strand repeat-containing protein; this encodes MGCSLLAEATQASGVVTVSAESGASIVVTFTNGAASVVKTLTATGAAQAVTLTSGNLTTLGDGTITVSAVATDPAGNPSPAGTTSFLLDRAVPTLDLSGAHAGTGYIVNANAPSTPFSIDNATAGQSATITESGSGKIAKITVTANTGAVSAGGTGETLTIGGTAIGLAVADTGVVSVNGENWDYVMTAGGVLTLTSATPGGSLAALAQALMRNATYAYSVLPSGTRTMSFVLTDAAGNNSAAAVATFSADVTPPVIDLNGGGAGLDAAISATQVQANAGVVLQSAANTATFVETTGVANLTIAVSGIVNGTNEKLVVGSTQLNANGTSSPGTVSDGTNTWVWSYANGVFTFVLNGGGAATQTQAQTLVRSLKYLNSETTDIDGVRTFTFNATDTVGNITETPAVATVAVNAAVPAAAATNPIVTLDADGNGVKGDQFILNFSEQIKTGMIGLGAITLSGGAVFGTGASMEALNPVTIGGVTYASSFLVNGGTGYTYTTGTTLTFEFFDVVDSGNSEAAGNVVFTMTDIVAPAAPVPPITVAGDNRVNATEQAASTDIVFTHTAAAAAAGSTLIIYRDGVEVKSVAMTTSSTSTTVSMTGTGDWGADGTHIFTARIQDASGNLSPTSAPKPVSVDTVVASGFAKLFASTDAGTVGSADPGDVVHIEFNESIALTAGSLPASFGTGATVAAVGGVNGASKIWQVTLGTAPTISGGDSVTFTGVADVAGNTGDITGTVPLDVFNTPGVPSIGTVAGDDVINASEIGSAQPVTVNLSQTKAGDVVKLYMDGVQIGTATVATNGQTSVSIDVAANGWGADGERQLSATVQRGSGTIVENTVAKPVYVAADGQHWSEQTGYDVIWFDANSLANQAVGSTITSWEAKKGGFALTTIQGTGNGLGETPATVALDATGNLAVYLNDTLLVNNTDFDNATRSTNTGFSDFASFMFTIEPSGSVGSVVGVPLSHGVYKGLGTNSDSTSIFAMGITKNSATALDFAIQEPGYGGITVIARALAVGAWGVASAAVAGHLGSATLDGSTASTTYNFATRPAGSSAAWDYARTAFVVGGRVNSTLGGPTSLQTGLLGDVISIGGVLSAAYTQEVTTYQVAKVHSGGAWAEATGQGATYDLSLSALNNAGVMIDDGLELNKSSLGTGNDTIVTAGTDYVNAGAGDDTVRVKDLHFRSLDGGLGNDTLALDAAYSGPSDIVLADFVSNSRGLSGDTTADARVNAAGYHKLLGFEFIDLSLATGAQTLTVAAADVNQLSETDTLYVKLGTNDVLKTSGFTGNVEYGYWLSGSVAYDRHWTGTDGSTTVDLYAHGGDLPPAVAAASYSGTTFTLTFDQAVTGSVVAGDFTLSSGGPATSATLTNATTLAVVATSAPTGVVTLTYTGTGLTDAAGEQLRYKTLLIGDNGANTLTGGSADEALYGNGGADTIAGGAGSDLIVGGGGDDTLTGGLGADIFRFISGESGADTVTDFTKSQGDKLDLSGILLGMGATADNIAGFVQLSNAGSNAVIKIDIDGGANFGSPTQTITLTNAWSAGNLNDALTNLIDQRVLVI
- a CDS encoding type II toxin-antitoxin system RelE/ParE family toxin, with amino-acid sequence MSEKPIDWRGSSLRDIKDDDIFTPNARKEAGHQLSRVQAGLEPDDWKPFDVVGAGTREIRVNLDDGWFRVMYIAKFPEAIYVLHCFKKKTSSTSKRDKDITAARYKAVVQERSKK
- a CDS encoding helix-turn-helix domain-containing protein; translation: MSIETRSMHITPAGGNVFADLGFAPEEAAALKAESERIISEKLAIKESLMAELAGWIEARKLKQAEAAEILGVTRPRISDVINKKAVKFTIDALVDMLARAGKHVQLSVQ